The Toxorhynchites rutilus septentrionalis strain SRP chromosome 3, ASM2978413v1, whole genome shotgun sequence genome includes a region encoding these proteins:
- the LOC129776609 gene encoding UDP-glycosyltransferase UGT5-like isoform X2, with product MAITNFAAKEDHPNYTEVLIDPPYDIPYYFPVTDIFEAKYNNDLSNLFLYWNVGLSTTKYALENPNVQQFIEQDDSDFDLIISEQFFQEAFLMFAHKYRAPIVTIGTLGYSDFMDRAMGLLTPWSFVPHPVLSYTTEMTFAQRCYNLLLSLADAVIRKYYYMPRQDMLAKTSFATIEGPESFPSVYELEKSISVMLINSHVSTSPARPSITGLVNVAGAHIQSAKPLPTDIQRFLDGASEGAIFFSLGSYVKSSDMPKDKLKAFFEVFRNVKQKVLWKFEDETMINVPKNVMVRKWLPQSDILAHPNVVLFITHGGMFGSQEGIYRGVPMLFIPFYGDQHRNALKAELSGYALTLNFADVNSITLGSRINELLTNPAYSRLAKKASELFRDNLVPPMEEAMYWIEYVIRHKGAKHLKSVSVDLNWLQYLMLDVFAFFAFVFLLTAYVAYKIISAFLEKPTKLKSKEHKKLTSSSKTKNSKKAKEN from the exons ATGGCAATAACCAACTTTGCCGCGAAGGAAGATCATCCCAATTATACGGAGGTATTGATTGACCCACCCTATGATATACCATATTATT TTCCAGTGACAGATATTTTTGAGGCCAAATACAACAATGACTTGtccaatttgtttctttattggAACGTGGGCTTATCGACAACGAAATACGCACTGGAGAACCCAAACGTCCAGCAGTTCATCGAGCAAGATGACAGTGATTTCGATCTGATAATTTCGGAACAATTCTTCCAGGAGGCGTTCCTCATGTTTGCCCATAAGTACCGGGCACCGATTGTTACGATTG GAACGCTGGGATATTCAGATTTCATGGATCGAGCGATGGGTCTGCTAACACCGTGGTCCTTCGTCCCACATCCTGTTCTATCGTACACAACTGAAATGACGTTTGCCCAGCGATGCTACAACCTACTCCTGTCGTTGGCTGATGCTGTAATTCGAAAATATTACTATATGCCTAGGCAGGATATGCTGGCGAAAACATCCTTCGCTACCATAGAAG GTCCCGAGTCATTCCCATCGGTGTACGAACTAGAGAAGTCCATCTCGGTGATGCTGATCAACAGCCACGTGTCCACATCGCCAGCAAGGCCTTCTATCACCGGATTGGTGAACGTTGCAGGTGCCCACATACAATCGGCTAAACCGCTACCGACCGATATCCAGCGGTTTCTTGACGGTGCTTCCGAGGGAGCTATTTTCTTCAGCCTCGGTTCGTACGTCAAGAGCTCAGACATGCCGAAAGACAAACTGAAGGCGTTCTTTGAAGTTTTTCGAAATGTCAAGCAGAAGGTGTTGTGGAAGTTCGAGGACGAAACGATGATCAATGTACCAAAAAATGTGATGGTGAGGAAGTGGCTTCCACAAAGTGACATTCTCGCACATCCAAATGTAGTTCTGTTTATTACCCATGGTGGAATGTTTGGTAGTCAGGAGGGTATTTATAGAGGCGTTCCAATGTTATTCATTCCATTCTACGGAGATCAACATCGAAACGCTTTGAAGGCTGAACTGTCAGGGTATGCGTTGACATTgaattttgccgacgtcaattCGATTACGCTGGGTTCTCGGATTAACGAGCTACTCACGAACCCGGCATACAGCAGGTTGGCAAAGAAAGCATCTGAGTTGTTCCGTGACAATCTAGTTCCACCGATGGAGGAGGCTATGTACTGGATTGAGTACGTCATCCGACATAAGGGCGCCAAACACCTTAAGTCGGTCTCGGTAGATCTCAACTGGCTGCAATATCTTATGCTCGACGTTTTTGCGTTCTTCGCGTTTGTATTTCTTTTGACAGCTTACGTTGCTTATAAAATCATCAGCGCATTTCTGGAAAAACCTACGAAACTTAAATCGAAAGAACACAAAAAACTAACTTCctcttcaaaaacaaaaaattcgaaaaaagccaaggaaaattga
- the LOC129776609 gene encoding UDP-glycosyltransferase UGT5-like isoform X1, with the protein MRFTPFEYLLVTLITFGSLASCSNILVLVPFPAPSHWLWLEHFVQELLHRGHKVMAITNFAAKEDHPNYTEVLIDPPYDIPYYFPVTDIFEAKYNNDLSNLFLYWNVGLSTTKYALENPNVQQFIEQDDSDFDLIISEQFFQEAFLMFAHKYRAPIVTIGTLGYSDFMDRAMGLLTPWSFVPHPVLSYTTEMTFAQRCYNLLLSLADAVIRKYYYMPRQDMLAKTSFATIEGPESFPSVYELEKSISVMLINSHVSTSPARPSITGLVNVAGAHIQSAKPLPTDIQRFLDGASEGAIFFSLGSYVKSSDMPKDKLKAFFEVFRNVKQKVLWKFEDETMINVPKNVMVRKWLPQSDILAHPNVVLFITHGGMFGSQEGIYRGVPMLFIPFYGDQHRNALKAELSGYALTLNFADVNSITLGSRINELLTNPAYSRLAKKASELFRDNLVPPMEEAMYWIEYVIRHKGAKHLKSVSVDLNWLQYLMLDVFAFFAFVFLLTAYVAYKIISAFLEKPTKLKSKEHKKLTSSSKTKNSKKAKEN; encoded by the exons CGTTTCACACCGTTTGAATATTTGCTCGTAACGCTGATTACGTTTGGCTCGTTGGCAAGCTGTTCCAACATTCTGGTGCTGGTGCCATTCCCTGCACCCAGCCACTGGCTCTGGCTGGAACACTTCGTCCAAGAGCTGCTTCACCGGGGACATAAGGTAATGGCAATAACCAACTTTGCCGCGAAGGAAGATCATCCCAATTATACGGAGGTATTGATTGACCCACCCTATGATATACCATATTATT TTCCAGTGACAGATATTTTTGAGGCCAAATACAACAATGACTTGtccaatttgtttctttattggAACGTGGGCTTATCGACAACGAAATACGCACTGGAGAACCCAAACGTCCAGCAGTTCATCGAGCAAGATGACAGTGATTTCGATCTGATAATTTCGGAACAATTCTTCCAGGAGGCGTTCCTCATGTTTGCCCATAAGTACCGGGCACCGATTGTTACGATTG GAACGCTGGGATATTCAGATTTCATGGATCGAGCGATGGGTCTGCTAACACCGTGGTCCTTCGTCCCACATCCTGTTCTATCGTACACAACTGAAATGACGTTTGCCCAGCGATGCTACAACCTACTCCTGTCGTTGGCTGATGCTGTAATTCGAAAATATTACTATATGCCTAGGCAGGATATGCTGGCGAAAACATCCTTCGCTACCATAGAAG GTCCCGAGTCATTCCCATCGGTGTACGAACTAGAGAAGTCCATCTCGGTGATGCTGATCAACAGCCACGTGTCCACATCGCCAGCAAGGCCTTCTATCACCGGATTGGTGAACGTTGCAGGTGCCCACATACAATCGGCTAAACCGCTACCGACCGATATCCAGCGGTTTCTTGACGGTGCTTCCGAGGGAGCTATTTTCTTCAGCCTCGGTTCGTACGTCAAGAGCTCAGACATGCCGAAAGACAAACTGAAGGCGTTCTTTGAAGTTTTTCGAAATGTCAAGCAGAAGGTGTTGTGGAAGTTCGAGGACGAAACGATGATCAATGTACCAAAAAATGTGATGGTGAGGAAGTGGCTTCCACAAAGTGACATTCTCGCACATCCAAATGTAGTTCTGTTTATTACCCATGGTGGAATGTTTGGTAGTCAGGAGGGTATTTATAGAGGCGTTCCAATGTTATTCATTCCATTCTACGGAGATCAACATCGAAACGCTTTGAAGGCTGAACTGTCAGGGTATGCGTTGACATTgaattttgccgacgtcaattCGATTACGCTGGGTTCTCGGATTAACGAGCTACTCACGAACCCGGCATACAGCAGGTTGGCAAAGAAAGCATCTGAGTTGTTCCGTGACAATCTAGTTCCACCGATGGAGGAGGCTATGTACTGGATTGAGTACGTCATCCGACATAAGGGCGCCAAACACCTTAAGTCGGTCTCGGTAGATCTCAACTGGCTGCAATATCTTATGCTCGACGTTTTTGCGTTCTTCGCGTTTGTATTTCTTTTGACAGCTTACGTTGCTTATAAAATCATCAGCGCATTTCTGGAAAAACCTACGAAACTTAAATCGAAAGAACACAAAAAACTAACTTCctcttcaaaaacaaaaaattcgaaaaaagccaaggaaaattga